The proteins below are encoded in one region of Nocardioides marmorisolisilvae:
- a CDS encoding cold-shock protein, with product MAQGTVKWFNAEKGFGFIAQENGGDDVFVHYSAIQSQGYKSLDENQKVEFDVTQGPKGPQAENVRPL from the coding sequence ATGGCTCAGGGCACCGTCAAGTGGTTCAACGCCGAGAAGGGCTTCGGCTTCATCGCACAGGAGAACGGCGGAGACGACGTCTTCGTGCACTACTCCGCGATCCAGTCGCAGGGTTACAAGTCCCTCGACGAGAACCAGAAGGTCGAGTTCGACGTCACCCAGGGTCCGAAGGGCCCCCAGGCGGAGAACGTTCGTCCTCTCTGA
- a CDS encoding DUF47 domain-containing protein, translating to MRTVLMPHTRRPVVALRFKPVDSAFYDLLAESARRLVDGAGLLAEMLVEGCDRKDVARRMRDAEHAADETTHEIVRRVNSTFVTPFDREDIYALSSQLDDCMDFMEEAVDLTLLYEVEQLPGELAEIVEIIRHCADLTAEAMPKLKSMKDLEEYWIEVNRLENAGDKYYRRTVAKLFSGQYEALEVLKLKDIVDSLESAVDAFERVANTVEQIHVKES from the coding sequence ATGAGGACCGTTCTGATGCCGCACACCAGGAGACCAGTAGTGGCGTTGCGCTTCAAACCCGTCGACTCCGCCTTCTATGACCTGCTGGCAGAGTCCGCCAGGCGCCTCGTCGACGGGGCCGGTCTCCTCGCGGAGATGCTCGTCGAGGGCTGTGACCGCAAGGACGTCGCCCGCCGGATGCGGGATGCCGAGCACGCTGCCGACGAGACCACTCACGAGATCGTCCGGCGGGTCAACAGCACCTTCGTGACTCCCTTCGACCGTGAGGACATCTATGCGCTGTCCTCCCAGCTCGACGACTGCATGGACTTCATGGAGGAGGCCGTCGACCTGACCTTGCTCTACGAGGTCGAGCAGCTACCCGGCGAGCTGGCCGAGATCGTCGAGATCATCCGGCACTGCGCCGACCTGACCGCCGAGGCGATGCCGAAGCTGAAGAGCATGAAGGACCTCGAGGAGTACTGGATCGAGGTCAACCGGCTGGAGAACGCCGGCGACAAGTACTACCGACGTACGGTCGCGAAGCTGTTCAGCGGACAGTACGAAGCGCTCGAGGTGCTCAAGCTCAAGGACATCGTGGACTCGCTCGAGAGTGCGGTGGACGCCTTCGAGCGAGTGGCGAACACCGTCGAGCAGATCCACGTCAAGGAGTCCTGA
- a CDS encoding inorganic phosphate transporter yields the protein MELAIVMTVVAVALAFDFTNGFHDAANAIATSVSTRALTPRIALTVAAVMNFVGALLGQEVAHTVSDVINTDTVHVNHGLVIVLAGLLGAISWNLITWYFGLPSSSSHALIGGLVGAAMVAGATVHWTTIVDKVLIPMVVSPVVGFAAAFVVMLAIMWLLRRRNPHRVQRGFRLAQTVSASALALGHGLQDAQKTMGVIFLALVTSGHAAASDSLPLWVVIVAATAISLGTYSGGFRIMRTLGRKIIHLSPVSAFSAEAVGASVLYTTAFFFHAPISTTHTITSAIMGAGATKRFSAVRWGVARSILTAWVLTFPAAGGAAALVYLVLRFVLRLP from the coding sequence GTGGAGCTCGCCATCGTCATGACGGTGGTGGCCGTTGCCCTCGCGTTCGACTTCACGAACGGTTTCCACGACGCTGCGAACGCGATCGCCACCTCGGTGTCGACGCGGGCGCTGACCCCACGGATCGCGCTGACCGTCGCCGCGGTGATGAACTTCGTCGGCGCCCTGCTCGGCCAGGAGGTCGCGCACACCGTCAGCGACGTGATCAACACCGACACCGTGCACGTCAACCACGGCCTGGTGATCGTCCTGGCCGGCCTGCTCGGTGCGATCAGCTGGAACCTGATCACCTGGTACTTCGGACTCCCGTCCTCGTCCTCGCACGCCCTGATCGGCGGCCTGGTGGGGGCGGCGATGGTTGCGGGCGCCACCGTGCACTGGACGACCATCGTCGACAAGGTGCTCATTCCGATGGTCGTCTCGCCTGTGGTCGGCTTCGCGGCCGCGTTCGTGGTGATGCTGGCGATCATGTGGCTGCTGCGCCGGCGCAACCCGCACCGGGTGCAACGGGGCTTTCGGCTGGCCCAGACGGTCTCGGCGTCGGCCCTCGCCCTCGGCCACGGCCTGCAGGACGCCCAGAAGACGATGGGTGTCATCTTCCTGGCACTGGTCACCAGCGGCCACGCAGCCGCCAGCGACTCGCTGCCGCTCTGGGTGGTGATCGTGGCCGCGACCGCGATCTCGCTGGGTACCTACTCCGGCGGCTTCCGGATCATGCGCACCCTGGGTCGCAAGATCATCCACCTCTCCCCGGTGAGCGCGTTCTCCGCGGAGGCGGTCGGAGCCAGCGTGCTCTACACCACCGCGTTCTTCTTCCACGCCCCGATCTCCACCACCCACACGATCACCTCGGCGATCATGGGCGCCGGCGCGACCAAGCGCTTCTCGGCCGTGCGCTGGGGCGTGGCCCGCTCCATCCTCACCGCCTGGGTGCTCACCTTCCCCGCAGCAGGTGGCGCCGCAGCGCTGGTGTATCTCGTGCTCAGGTTCGTGCTCCGGCTGCCCTGA
- a CDS encoding PGPGW domain-containing protein, which translates to MGVRAATRRLLLEVLGWTLVLLGMAALVLPGPGLLLLFVGLLVLSEQYAWAERRMHPVRERALRAAREGVATWPRVLLSTAAALTLVGVGVLWGISPAAPDWWPVHERYWLIGGWGTGGTLIVSGALALGLLGWSWRATR; encoded by the coding sequence ATGGGCGTGCGAGCTGCGACGCGACGGCTGCTGTTGGAGGTGCTCGGCTGGACGCTGGTGCTCCTCGGGATGGCTGCCCTCGTCCTCCCCGGGCCGGGCCTGCTGCTCCTGTTCGTCGGGCTGCTGGTGCTCTCCGAGCAGTACGCGTGGGCCGAGCGCCGGATGCACCCGGTCCGCGAACGAGCGCTGCGCGCCGCGCGGGAGGGGGTGGCGACCTGGCCTCGGGTGCTGCTCTCGACGGCGGCCGCCCTCACCCTGGTCGGCGTCGGCGTGCTCTGGGGGATCTCCCCCGCCGCGCCGGACTGGTGGCCGGTGCACGAGCGCTACTGGCTGATCGGCGGCTGGGGCACCGGCGGGACGCTGATCGTGTCCGGAGCGCTGGCGCTGGGACTGCTGGGCTGGAGCTGGCGGGCGACGCGCTGA
- a CDS encoding NUDIX hydrolase: protein MPQPAEVVAAGAVVTRRSRSGGGREVLLVHRPKYDDWSFPKGKRDPGEHIAATAVREVLEETGVRVRLGRPLPLQQYVVSRGRTKTVHYWVGRVIGDPEVDGDLSGYPVNDEIDALAWLPVDDAVGRLSHELDRSLLAAFRRTPKRTDALVVLRHAAARARRTWHRADQERPLTPAGREQAAALASVLSAFGVSRVVTSPSVRCMQTVAPFLEAHDLVAEEDVALSEEGCSPADVDALAARLLDDRASIAVCTHRPVLPVLLERLGVHEEPLAPAESAVCHRRRGRVVATERA from the coding sequence ATGCCCCAGCCCGCCGAGGTCGTCGCCGCCGGCGCAGTCGTCACCCGCCGCAGTCGCAGCGGTGGCGGGCGCGAGGTGCTGCTGGTGCACCGACCGAAGTACGACGACTGGTCCTTCCCCAAGGGAAAGCGCGACCCCGGCGAGCACATCGCCGCGACCGCCGTCCGCGAGGTCCTCGAGGAGACCGGGGTGCGGGTGCGGCTGGGCCGCCCGCTGCCGCTGCAGCAGTACGTCGTCTCCCGCGGGCGGACCAAGACCGTGCACTACTGGGTCGGCCGGGTGATCGGCGACCCCGAGGTCGACGGCGACCTGTCGGGCTACCCCGTGAACGACGAGATCGACGCGTTGGCCTGGCTGCCGGTGGACGACGCCGTCGGCCGGCTCAGCCACGAGCTCGACCGAAGCCTGCTCGCGGCCTTCCGCCGTACCCCGAAGCGGACCGACGCCCTGGTGGTGCTGCGCCATGCCGCGGCGCGAGCCCGGCGGACCTGGCATCGCGCGGACCAGGAGCGACCGCTCACCCCCGCGGGCAGGGAGCAGGCGGCCGCGCTGGCATCGGTGCTGTCGGCCTTTGGCGTCAGCCGGGTGGTCACCTCGCCCAGCGTGCGCTGCATGCAGACCGTCGCGCCCTTCCTGGAGGCACACGACCTGGTCGCGGAGGAGGACGTCGCGCTCAGCGAAGAGGGCTGCAGCCCGGCCGACGTCGATGCACTGGCCGCCCGGTTGCTCGATGACCGCGCGTCGATCGCGGTCTGCACCCACCGGCCGGTGCTGCCGGTCCTCCTCGAGCGGCTCGGCGTGCACGAGGAACCGCTCGCACCGGCGGAGTCGGCGGTCTGCCACCGTCGCCGTGGCCGCGTCGTCGCCACCGAGCGGGCCTGA
- a CDS encoding lipopolysaccharide biosynthesis protein, producing MPPPGAARPERARTTREHALRGALTMGGSQFARIVLQAMSIVVLARLLSPSDYGLIAMVTAIVGVAEVLRDFGLTFASVQAKVMTRELQDNLFWLNALAGLVLSVAAYFAAVPIADLYGEPRLVPITHVVCWVFLINGISAQARADLNRRLRFGTLALGDTGAVLIGFVATLVAALLGAGYWALVVQLVLPTILATVFYLVAAGWIPGRYHREVSTMAMLRYGASLVANQVLNYAMINSDSVIIGTRLGAASLGIYDRAFQLLALPLSKLSVPATKVALPLLSRVQAEPERFRRLLLRGQTVVVHPVLLLFSVMVGFGEILIPLVLGGQWHPAVVPFQILCFGGCLNALTVVTNWAFMATGSMRAYLKVTAVTAPVTVACMYVGSRWGIDGVAAGFTLGTAAYWPMSLWWLRRQPQVPGIVLLRRGLRALLWHGAPGVLAAWLVHRGGASAASGGIALAGYLVLWLGILAALPPLRDEVRVILDLVRRRLHRAAAPDADLSAGAGAG from the coding sequence ATGCCCCCACCAGGCGCCGCGCGGCCCGAGCGGGCGAGAACGACGCGCGAGCACGCGCTGCGCGGTGCCCTGACGATGGGCGGCAGCCAGTTCGCCCGCATCGTGCTGCAGGCCATGAGCATCGTCGTCCTTGCGCGCCTGCTGAGCCCGTCGGACTACGGACTCATCGCCATGGTCACCGCGATCGTCGGTGTCGCCGAGGTGCTGCGTGACTTCGGACTGACCTTCGCCTCGGTGCAGGCGAAGGTGATGACCCGCGAGCTCCAGGACAACCTGTTCTGGCTCAACGCGCTGGCCGGGTTGGTGCTCAGCGTGGCGGCTTATTTCGCTGCCGTACCCATTGCCGACCTCTACGGCGAGCCGCGGCTGGTCCCGATCACGCACGTCGTGTGCTGGGTCTTCTTGATCAACGGGATCAGTGCGCAGGCCCGGGCGGACCTCAACCGACGTCTGCGATTCGGGACCTTGGCCCTCGGCGACACCGGCGCCGTGCTGATCGGCTTCGTCGCCACCCTGGTCGCCGCCCTGCTCGGCGCGGGCTACTGGGCCCTGGTCGTTCAGCTCGTGCTGCCCACGATCCTGGCCACGGTCTTCTATCTCGTCGCGGCAGGCTGGATTCCGGGTCGCTACCACCGCGAGGTGAGCACCATGGCCATGCTGCGCTACGGCGCTTCGCTGGTGGCCAACCAAGTGTTGAACTACGCGATGATCAACTCCGACTCGGTGATCATCGGCACCCGGCTCGGGGCGGCGAGCCTGGGCATCTACGACCGAGCGTTCCAGCTGCTGGCGCTGCCGCTGAGCAAGCTGAGCGTCCCGGCGACCAAGGTGGCGCTGCCGCTCCTGTCCCGGGTCCAGGCCGAGCCGGAGCGCTTCCGTCGGCTGCTGCTTCGCGGACAGACCGTGGTCGTGCACCCGGTGTTGCTGCTGTTCAGCGTGATGGTCGGCTTCGGGGAGATCCTGATCCCCCTCGTGCTCGGTGGTCAGTGGCACCCGGCGGTGGTGCCCTTCCAGATCCTGTGCTTCGGCGGGTGCCTCAATGCCCTGACCGTGGTGACCAACTGGGCCTTCATGGCGACGGGCTCGATGCGTGCCTACCTCAAGGTGACCGCTGTCACCGCGCCGGTGACCGTCGCCTGCATGTACGTCGGGTCGAGGTGGGGGATCGACGGAGTCGCCGCGGGCTTCACGCTGGGTACGGCGGCGTACTGGCCGATGAGCCTCTGGTGGCTGCGGCGCCAGCCGCAGGTGCCCGGCATCGTGTTGCTGCGTCGTGGACTGCGTGCCCTTCTCTGGCACGGGGCGCCCGGGGTCCTGGCCGCCTGGCTGGTGCATCGTGGCGGAGCCAGCGCCGCATCCGGTGGGATCGCGCTGGCTGGCTATCTGGTGCTCTGGCTCGGAATCCTTGCAGCGCTGCCTCCGCTGCGCGACGAGGTGCGGGTGATCCTCGACCTGGTCCGTCGCCGGCTGCACCGGGCGGCCGCTCCGGATGCTGACCTCAGCGCCGGCGCCGGTGCAGGTTGA
- a CDS encoding RNA degradosome polyphosphate kinase → MSSAAVAADTFDVEPPYEPKLDETDDDLDAAGFEDRFLDRELSWLHFNQRVLELAEDESLPLLERVRFLAIFASNLDEFFMVRVAGLKRRIAAGVAVRAASGLMPREVLERIWSVSADLMTRHASTFRDAIIPALREQGIELVRWDDLDRDEQKFCKRLFKERVFPVLTPLAVDPAHPFPYISGLSLNLAVLVRNPETGKEHFARVKVPQIFDRFVALGNQRFVPLEDVIGEHLKRLFPGMDVLGVHTFRVTRNEDLEVEEDDAENLLAALEKELSRRRFGPPVRLEVEESVDEHVLALLVSELGITTDEVVRLPGPLDLRGLHDIADLDREDLKYDAFVPATHPALAPVESASPVDVFKALQRSDVLLHHPYDSFSTSVQRFLEQAAADPQVLAIKQTLYRTSGDSPVIDALVDAAEAGKQVLVIVEIKARFDEQANIRWARKLEQAGCHVVYGLVGLKTHAKLAMVVRDEAESGQGIRRYTHIGTGNYNPKTARMYEDFGLLTTDETIGEDVAHLFNNLSGYSRKASYDQIMVAPDSVRTGLIELIRAEVAHHEAGRPARIRIKANSIVDEAICDELYRASRAGVAVQLLIRGICAVRPGVSGLSDRIEVRSVLGRYLEHSRVFWFENGGEPSAYLGSADLMHRNLDRRVEVLVRLPTEETVAQVGRMLDLAFDPGTAAWQLSADGEWIRSDPTAPDEPLRDLQETLINLHRRRR, encoded by the coding sequence GTGAGCAGCGCCGCTGTGGCCGCGGACACGTTCGACGTGGAGCCGCCGTACGAGCCGAAGCTCGATGAGACCGACGACGACCTGGATGCCGCCGGCTTCGAGGACCGGTTCCTGGATCGTGAGCTGTCCTGGCTGCACTTCAACCAGCGGGTGCTCGAGCTCGCCGAGGACGAGAGCCTGCCGCTGCTCGAACGGGTCCGGTTCCTCGCGATCTTCGCCAGCAACCTCGACGAGTTCTTCATGGTCCGCGTCGCTGGGCTCAAGCGCCGGATCGCCGCGGGCGTCGCCGTACGAGCCGCGTCTGGGCTGATGCCGCGTGAGGTGCTCGAGCGGATCTGGTCGGTCAGCGCCGACCTGATGACGCGGCATGCCTCGACCTTCCGGGACGCGATCATCCCGGCGCTGCGCGAGCAGGGCATCGAGCTGGTCCGCTGGGACGACCTGGACAGGGACGAGCAGAAGTTCTGCAAGCGGCTGTTCAAGGAGCGGGTCTTCCCGGTGCTCACCCCGCTCGCCGTCGACCCCGCGCACCCGTTCCCCTACATCTCCGGGCTGTCGCTGAACCTGGCCGTGCTGGTGCGCAACCCGGAGACCGGCAAGGAGCACTTCGCGCGCGTCAAGGTGCCGCAGATCTTCGACCGCTTCGTGGCTCTCGGCAACCAGCGCTTCGTCCCGCTCGAGGATGTCATCGGAGAGCACCTCAAGCGGCTCTTCCCGGGCATGGACGTGCTCGGGGTGCACACGTTCCGGGTGACCCGCAACGAGGACCTCGAGGTCGAGGAGGACGACGCCGAGAACCTCCTGGCTGCCCTGGAGAAGGAGCTGTCCCGACGCCGGTTCGGCCCGCCGGTGCGGCTCGAGGTCGAGGAGTCGGTCGACGAGCACGTGCTGGCGCTGCTGGTCTCCGAGCTGGGCATCACCACGGACGAGGTGGTGCGGCTGCCCGGGCCACTGGACCTGCGCGGCCTGCACGACATCGCCGACCTCGACCGGGAGGACCTGAAGTACGACGCGTTCGTGCCCGCGACCCACCCCGCCCTGGCCCCGGTCGAGTCAGCCTCCCCTGTCGACGTGTTCAAGGCGCTGCAACGCTCCGACGTTCTCCTGCACCATCCCTACGACTCGTTCAGCACCTCGGTCCAACGGTTCCTCGAGCAGGCCGCCGCCGATCCCCAGGTGCTGGCGATCAAGCAGACGCTCTACCGCACCTCCGGGGACTCTCCGGTCATCGACGCCCTGGTCGACGCCGCGGAGGCCGGCAAGCAGGTGCTGGTGATCGTCGAGATCAAGGCCCGCTTCGACGAGCAGGCCAACATCCGCTGGGCCCGCAAGCTGGAGCAGGCCGGCTGCCACGTCGTCTACGGACTGGTCGGGCTGAAGACCCACGCCAAGCTGGCCATGGTGGTGCGCGACGAGGCCGAGTCCGGGCAAGGGATCCGTCGCTACACCCACATCGGCACCGGCAACTACAACCCGAAGACCGCCCGGATGTATGAGGACTTCGGCCTGCTGACCACCGACGAGACCATCGGCGAGGACGTCGCACACCTGTTCAACAACCTGTCGGGCTACTCCCGCAAGGCCTCCTACGACCAGATCATGGTGGCGCCGGACTCCGTGCGCACCGGCCTGATCGAGCTGATCCGCGCCGAGGTCGCCCACCACGAGGCAGGTCGACCGGCGCGGATCCGGATCAAGGCCAACTCCATCGTCGACGAGGCGATCTGCGACGAGCTCTACCGAGCCTCACGCGCCGGAGTCGCCGTACAGCTGCTGATCCGCGGGATCTGTGCCGTTCGCCCGGGGGTCTCCGGCCTCTCCGACCGCATCGAGGTGCGCTCGGTGCTCGGCCGCTACCTCGAGCACAGCAGGGTGTTCTGGTTCGAGAACGGCGGCGAGCCCTCGGCCTACCTCGGCTCGGCCGACCTGATGCACCGCAACCTCGACCGACGCGTGGAGGTGCTGGTCAGGCTGCCCACCGAGGAGACCGTCGCGCAGGTGGGACGCATGCTCGACCTGGCCTTCGACCCGGGAACGGCCGCCTGGCAGCTGAGCGCCGACGGCGAGTGGATCCGCTCCGACCCCACTGCCCCGGACGAGCCGTTGCGGGACCTCCAGGAGACGCTGATCAACCTGCACCGGCGCCGGCGCTGA
- a CDS encoding alpha/beta hydrolase: MTHRRELFEAAVLKGLLALPTPAQKVLAGRPVVRDGQRLSTEMQLMLRLQRLARVPALEDLPWEQGRAELARQARMVGGRQPIGSVRDLTIEGPGGPLPLRLYTPASALRSARVPTMLFLHGGGMVHGGGHAAHEQACRHLAEHSGVQLLSVDYRLAPEHPFPAAVEDCLAAYAWLVEHAAEVDADPDRLAVGGDSAGGYLSATTAIQAAERGLPMAFQLLIYPCTDFVDGTASQRMFSERFFLTKAFIDLASGAFFPDEAARRDSLGSVGLRDSFPAGLAPAYVVTAGFDPLRDEGEAYARLLAEHGVEVEAKRYPSMIHGFFNIVGVGREASSYNVEIAELLGQRLGGGLG; the protein is encoded by the coding sequence ATGACCCATCGACGAGAGCTGTTCGAGGCCGCCGTACTCAAGGGCCTGCTTGCACTGCCCACCCCGGCGCAGAAGGTGCTGGCCGGCCGGCCGGTAGTCCGGGACGGGCAGCGCCTGTCCACCGAGATGCAGCTGATGCTGCGGTTGCAGCGGCTGGCGCGGGTGCCAGCCCTGGAGGACCTGCCCTGGGAGCAGGGACGTGCGGAGCTGGCGCGGCAGGCCAGGATGGTCGGCGGCCGGCAACCGATCGGCTCGGTGCGCGACCTGACGATCGAGGGACCGGGCGGCCCGCTGCCGCTGCGGCTCTACACCCCCGCCAGCGCTCTCAGGAGCGCCCGCGTCCCCACGATGTTGTTCCTCCACGGTGGCGGCATGGTCCACGGTGGCGGTCACGCCGCCCACGAGCAGGCGTGTCGTCACCTCGCCGAGCACTCCGGCGTACAGCTGCTCAGCGTCGACTACCGGCTGGCCCCCGAGCACCCGTTCCCGGCCGCGGTCGAGGACTGCCTCGCGGCGTACGCGTGGCTCGTCGAGCATGCCGCCGAGGTGGACGCGGACCCGGATCGGCTGGCGGTCGGTGGCGACTCGGCCGGCGGCTACCTCTCGGCCACCACGGCCATCCAGGCCGCCGAGAGGGGCCTGCCGATGGCCTTCCAGTTGTTGATCTACCCCTGCACGGACTTCGTGGACGGCACCGCCAGCCAGCGGATGTTCAGCGAGCGGTTCTTCCTGACAAAGGCGTTCATCGACCTGGCGTCCGGGGCGTTCTTCCCCGACGAGGCGGCCCGGCGCGACTCGCTGGGCTCGGTGGGGTTGCGTGACTCGTTTCCCGCCGGCCTGGCCCCGGCGTACGTCGTGACCGCCGGCTTCGACCCGCTGCGCGACGAGGGCGAGGCGTACGCACGCCTGCTCGCCGAGCACGGGGTCGAGGTCGAGGCCAAGCGGTATCCCTCGATGATCCACGGCTTCTTCAACATCGTCGGCGTCGGCCGCGAGGCGTCGTCGTACAACGTCGAGATCGCGGAGCTGCTCGGTCAGCGGCTGGGCGGCGGACTCGGCTAG
- a CDS encoding FkbM family methyltransferase, with protein sequence MEHNPDRLYRGPLGVVLEPFVRAVRGHGLTRRHRLVWWAHRAVWRLTRSNRVRLDGFELEVDLHDSLQLARGSYEPEEVAWYKEHVKPGDRVLELGANIGYFTCLYARLVGPDGRVVAYEPDPRLHAICQRNLVTNGFADRAEVRMCAVSDHPGRATFFRAGRNYGNNSLVRDDADALGGTSFEVELVRLDDDLADLAKPFDFVKMDIQGAESHALSGMQAILRDRPPRLMLLEFWPKGLVGMGRDPRDYLDQLAGAGYRVSELGSEGPVDVDSLLRRLTPENRGWTSLVCARD encoded by the coding sequence ATGGAGCACAACCCGGACCGGCTCTACCGTGGGCCCTTGGGCGTGGTGCTCGAGCCGTTCGTCCGCGCCGTCCGCGGACACGGTCTCACCCGGCGGCACCGGCTCGTCTGGTGGGCACATCGCGCTGTCTGGCGGCTGACCCGCAGCAACAGGGTGCGGCTCGACGGCTTCGAGCTCGAGGTCGACCTGCACGACTCGCTCCAGCTCGCCCGCGGCTCCTACGAGCCTGAGGAAGTCGCTTGGTACAAGGAGCACGTCAAGCCGGGTGACCGGGTGCTCGAGCTCGGTGCCAACATCGGCTACTTCACCTGCCTCTATGCCCGGCTGGTCGGCCCTGATGGTCGGGTGGTCGCCTACGAGCCCGACCCCAGACTGCATGCGATCTGTCAGCGCAATCTGGTCACGAACGGCTTCGCCGACCGGGCCGAGGTGCGCATGTGTGCCGTGTCCGACCACCCCGGTAGGGCAACGTTCTTCCGCGCCGGCCGCAACTATGGCAACAACAGCCTGGTTCGTGACGACGCGGATGCGCTCGGCGGGACCAGCTTCGAGGTCGAGCTGGTGCGGCTCGACGACGATCTCGCCGATCTCGCCAAGCCGTTCGACTTCGTGAAGATGGACATCCAGGGAGCCGAGTCCCACGCGCTGTCGGGCATGCAGGCGATCCTGCGGGATCGGCCGCCGAGGCTGATGCTGCTGGAGTTCTGGCCCAAGGGTCTGGTCGGTATGGGGCGGGACCCGCGCGACTACCTCGACCAGCTCGCCGGCGCCGGCTACCGGGTCTCGGAGCTCGGCTCCGAGGGTCCCGTCGATGTCGACTCCCTGCTGCGCCGACTGACCCCGGAGAACAGGGGATGGACCAGCCTGGTCTGTGCCCGCGACTGA
- the mshD gene encoding mycothiol synthase: MPELVEIAPTDYDPASGSGVAADVRRVAEACDLADGVTTLNEQTCLELKHRGLAAARLWVARPSTSSGTEPSSGTEPRPGLSTSSGTEPSSGTEPRPGPSTSSGTERGPSTSSGTGGGVLGFALLRGEDLDLAVHPDERRAGIGSALATAALADLQRVEAWSHADHPAAARIAQAHAIPRERELLVMERPTSEPLTQLAPPDGVRLTTYRPDDGAAVLDVNATAFAHHPEQGELTQEDFRERTTEPWFDPAGLILAKDEDDALLGFHWTKVHIDEQPPFGEVYVVAVNPKAAGRGLGKLLTVAGLRHLATTGVDRVILYVDGDNDPAVALYRGLGFRDLRTEVQYRGPVGG, translated from the coding sequence ATGCCCGAGCTCGTAGAGATCGCCCCGACCGACTACGACCCCGCGTCCGGATCCGGCGTCGCCGCCGACGTACGTCGGGTCGCAGAGGCCTGCGACCTGGCCGACGGGGTGACCACACTCAACGAGCAGACCTGCCTGGAGCTGAAGCACCGCGGGCTCGCCGCTGCCCGGCTCTGGGTCGCGCGCCCTTCGACAAGCTCAGGGACCGAACCAAGCTCAGGGACCGAACCAAGACCAGGCCTTTCGACAAGCTCAGGGACCGAACCAAGCTCAGGGACCGAACCAAGACCAGGCCCTTCGACAAGCTCAGGGACCGAACGAGGCCCTTCGACAAGCTCAGGGACCGGGGGCGGGGTGCTGGGGTTCGCGCTGCTGCGCGGGGAGGATCTGGACCTCGCCGTCCACCCCGATGAGCGGCGCGCTGGCATCGGGAGCGCGCTCGCGACCGCCGCCTTGGCCGACCTCCAGCGCGTCGAGGCCTGGTCGCACGCCGACCACCCCGCGGCCGCCCGGATCGCGCAGGCACATGCCATCCCCCGCGAGCGCGAGCTGCTGGTGATGGAGCGCCCCACCAGCGAGCCGCTGACGCAACTGGCCCCTCCCGACGGCGTGCGGCTGACGACGTACCGGCCGGACGACGGGGCCGCGGTGCTCGACGTCAACGCCACCGCGTTCGCCCACCACCCCGAGCAGGGCGAGCTCACCCAGGAGGACTTCCGTGAGCGCACCACCGAGCCATGGTTCGACCCAGCCGGGCTGATCCTGGCCAAGGACGAGGACGACGCGCTGCTGGGGTTCCACTGGACCAAGGTCCACATCGACGAGCAGCCACCGTTCGGCGAGGTCTACGTGGTCGCGGTCAACCCCAAAGCGGCGGGGCGGGGTCTCGGCAAGCTCCTGACGGTCGCCGGCCTGCGGCACCTGGCGACCACCGGGGTGGACCGAGTGATCCTCTATGTCGACGGCGACAACGATCCCGCCGTCGCGCTCTACCGGGGGCTCGGCTTCCGCGACCTGCGCACCGAGGTGCAGTACCGCGGGCCGGTCGGCGGCTGA
- a CDS encoding response regulator transcription factor translates to MSTLLLLTSTTQPSAAVLPGLALLNHQVRILPAEGSALLEAPDCDIVLVDGRRELAHARDLCRLIRTTGSEQPVLLIVTEGGLAVVAADWGMDDLVLDTAGPVEIDARIRVALDRFASRHDDGDEDHLIRSGEVVIDEAAYTAKLGGRVLDLTFKEFELLKYLAQHPGRVFTRDQLLQEVWGYDYFGGTRTVDVHVRRLRAKLGPENEALIGTVRNVGYRFVLPPKETARENAPVH, encoded by the coding sequence ATGAGTACGCTGCTGCTGCTGACCAGTACGACGCAGCCGTCCGCCGCTGTGCTGCCCGGACTCGCTCTGCTCAACCATCAGGTGCGGATCCTGCCCGCCGAGGGAAGCGCGCTGCTCGAGGCGCCTGACTGCGACATCGTCCTGGTCGATGGGCGTCGCGAGCTCGCTCACGCCCGCGACCTCTGCCGGTTGATCCGCACCACGGGCTCGGAGCAGCCGGTGCTGTTGATCGTCACCGAGGGCGGCCTCGCCGTTGTGGCCGCGGACTGGGGCATGGACGACCTCGTCTTGGACACCGCCGGGCCGGTCGAGATCGACGCGCGCATCCGGGTCGCCCTCGACCGCTTCGCCTCGCGCCACGACGACGGCGACGAGGACCACCTGATCCGCTCCGGGGAGGTCGTCATCGACGAGGCGGCGTACACCGCGAAGCTGGGCGGTCGCGTGCTGGACCTGACGTTCAAGGAGTTCGAACTCCTGAAGTACCTCGCCCAGCATCCCGGCCGGGTCTTCACCCGCGACCAGCTGCTCCAGGAGGTCTGGGGCTACGACTACTTCGGCGGCACCCGCACCGTCGACGTGCACGTGCGCCGGCTGCGCGCGAAGCTCGGGCCGGAGAACGAGGCGCTGATCGGCACCGTCCGCAACGTCGGCTACCGCTTCGTGCTCCCACCGAAGGAGACGGCTCGCGAGAATGCTCCGGTCCACTGA